One genomic segment of Candidatus Zixiibacteriota bacterium includes these proteins:
- a CDS encoding T9SS type A sorting domain-containing protein, whose amino-acid sequence MNKRLILMVTGILLLLSFQFSLAAVPVAKIRLIGYSPRDLTQDTTLHRTSTALPNVGVGSKVYFTVNVAFDTNTYTYSWVLTRPIGSSTVLSNTSIKNPTMVPDIEGTYIATVVITGAGGTSNPDTMYISAGTWVGTGVEGGMTPHWPQCGFFCHNAKVAEWQGTGHAKLFTEGIDGIASDHYGPNCISCHTVGYDTDPAANNYGFDDVAALLSWTFPDTTQPGNWDSMVVHYPDLANLGNIQCENCHGPGSRHGGENRYNRIGVSLSTGVCAVCHDRGTNHRKPYQWKYSRHAIAYGEDSDPEHMNRTSCARCHTAQGYLAETIGGQTSAAPYKFVEGITCAACHDPHSAENPSQVRRAEVYGVCYDCHTVRLSSRGFHHSHQSEMLEGISGYEYPNELYPDGAHTYATEKCVTCHMATSPADKITKVGEHTFAVFSDNGTPDDSTDDILNDAGCQTCHGSVSLVFVRTAQAQIEAVLDSLGALLPKNQGVVRNHLDPLLTITEKGGAYNYYFVLNDGSMGMHNPAYAQKLLWDSIKRVAAQAHAGSIVEISDIPNDQGKQVSILWNMFAGEDDINHPVINYGIWRRDDTSAPKVLAGTVNSFKDMLSLYPNLKPGAKVSVAGTVWTFINSVPVQHHDRYGYVAPTLFDSTVVSGMRWSVFYVSGHTSDPGIFYESLPDSGYSLDNLVPAVPTGLAALIQGHNVQLRWDQSPDPDVNYFSIYRSTSSGFTPSPSNRIGNSSGTEFVDTNLVNGSYYYKLTAIDFSGNAGGPSVELPINVTSVHDQDGSVPKVFALSQNYPNPFNPVTQIRFSVPKRTKVEISVYNILGQKVKTLLNEEIEAGNYTSTWNGKDDKGYDVSSGIYFYKLSAKEFSATKKMLLVR is encoded by the coding sequence ATGAACAAGAGATTAATTTTGATGGTTACTGGCATATTACTGCTACTGAGTTTCCAGTTTTCCTTGGCAGCAGTTCCAGTGGCTAAGATAAGGTTAATAGGGTATTCGCCCAGAGACCTTACCCAAGATACCACTCTGCACAGGACCTCTACCGCGTTACCTAACGTGGGAGTAGGCAGCAAAGTCTATTTCACAGTTAATGTAGCATTCGATACCAATACCTATACCTATTCTTGGGTTCTTACCCGGCCAATCGGGTCGTCTACAGTTTTAAGTAATACTTCGATCAAGAATCCCACTATGGTTCCGGATATTGAAGGAACTTACATAGCTACCGTGGTTATAACTGGAGCAGGCGGGACCAGTAACCCGGACACAATGTATATCAGCGCGGGAACCTGGGTAGGGACCGGAGTCGAAGGGGGAATGACACCACACTGGCCCCAGTGCGGATTTTTCTGTCATAACGCCAAAGTTGCAGAATGGCAGGGGACAGGACATGCCAAACTGTTCACAGAGGGTATAGATGGGATAGCCAGTGACCACTATGGTCCTAACTGTATAAGCTGTCATACAGTCGGCTATGACACTGATCCTGCAGCCAATAATTACGGTTTCGATGATGTAGCTGCTTTATTAAGCTGGACTTTTCCTGATACGACCCAGCCAGGCAACTGGGACTCGATGGTAGTTCATTATCCGGACTTAGCCAACTTAGGCAATATCCAGTGCGAGAACTGCCATGGACCGGGAAGCAGGCACGGAGGCGAGAATAGATACAACCGAATCGGAGTCAGCCTCAGCACTGGCGTTTGTGCAGTTTGTCATGATAGAGGTACGAATCATAGAAAGCCATATCAATGGAAATACTCCAGACATGCGATTGCATACGGGGAAGATTCTGATCCTGAGCATATGAACCGCACTTCCTGCGCCAGATGTCACACGGCTCAAGGGTATCTCGCCGAGACGATTGGCGGACAAACTTCAGCAGCCCCCTATAAATTCGTAGAGGGAATCACCTGTGCAGCCTGTCATGACCCGCATAGCGCAGAGAATCCCAGCCAGGTCAGAAGAGCGGAAGTGTACGGTGTGTGCTATGACTGTCACACAGTCAGGCTCAGCAGCCGCGGGTTCCATCACTCGCACCAGTCTGAAATGCTTGAAGGGATAAGCGGGTATGAGTACCCTAACGAGTTATATCCTGATGGAGCCCATACCTATGCCACCGAAAAGTGCGTTACCTGCCATATGGCTACATCGCCTGCGGATAAGATCACCAAGGTAGGAGAACATACTTTTGCGGTCTTTTCCGATAATGGCACTCCGGATGATTCTACTGACGATATCCTGAACGATGCCGGCTGTCAAACCTGTCATGGAAGTGTAAGCTTAGTATTCGTGAGAACGGCTCAGGCGCAAATAGAGGCGGTTCTGGATTCCCTGGGAGCACTTCTGCCCAAGAACCAGGGAGTAGTTAGAAACCATCTGGATCCGCTTTTGACTATCACAGAGAAGGGTGGAGCATACAACTACTACTTTGTGCTGAACGATGGTAGTATGGGCATGCACAATCCCGCTTATGCGCAGAAGCTTTTGTGGGATTCTATTAAGAGAGTTGCAGCCCAGGCACATGCGGGAAGTATCGTGGAGATATCGGATATACCTAATGATCAGGGGAAACAGGTGAGCATTTTGTGGAATATGTTCGCCGGTGAGGATGACATAAACCATCCAGTCATAAATTATGGTATCTGGAGAAGAGACGATACTTCTGCTCCTAAGGTTCTGGCTGGAACGGTAAATTCATTCAAGGATATGCTGTCATTATATCCGAATCTAAAACCTGGAGCAAAGGTTTCGGTTGCAGGAACGGTCTGGACTTTCATAAACTCAGTACCTGTCCAGCATCATGATCGTTACGGGTATGTGGCACCGACTCTGTTTGATTCTACTGTCGTCTCCGGGATGCGCTGGTCGGTTTTCTATGTCTCCGGGCACACTTCAGATCCGGGGATTTTCTATGAATCCTTACCGGACAGCGGATATTCTCTGGATAATTTAGTTCCTGCAGTACCTACCGGTCTTGCAGCTCTGATTCAGGGACATAACGTGCAGTTGAGATGGGATCAGTCTCCTGATCCGGACGTGAACTATTTCTCCATTTACCGCAGCACCAGCTCAGGCTTCACGCCATCTCCTTCTAACCGAATCGGAAATTCTTCTGGGACTGAATTTGTTGACACTAATCTGGTGAACGGATCCTATTACTATAAACTGACTGCCATTGACTTCTCCGGGAACGCGGGTGGTCCTTCGGTTGAGCTTCCGATTAATGTAACCTCAGTACATGATCAGGATGGTTCTGTGCCTAAGGTATTTGCCCTGTCCCAGAACTATCCTAACCCGTTCAACCCAGTTACCCAGATCAGATTCTCCGTACCCAAGAGAACGAAAGTGGAGATCTCGGTCTATAATATCCTTGGCCAGAAGGTCAAGACCCTGTTGAACGAGGAGATAGAGGCTGGCAATTATACCTCTACCTGGAACGGTAAAGATGACAAAGGTT